Sequence from the Heliomicrobium undosum genome:
CGTCAGTTGCGATCCGGCCAGCCTGGCCCGCGATGCCGCGCGGTTGGCTGCTCATGGGTGGCAGGTGAAGCGGGTGACGCCGGTGGACATGTTTCCGCAGACGGGGCATACAGAAGCGGTTTGCTTGCTTGAACGTGGAAAAAGCAATGGTAAATAAGGGGTTTAAGCGGTTTTGGCGCAACAACTATTGAGAACCTTGAAGAGATAAAAAAGATGACATTGCATTTCTTGAGGAGATAAACAAGTGTTCTGAGGTTTTTCTAACGACAGATTGGAGAGGCAATAATGGGAAATACCGATATCTTTGAAATGATAGCTAATAAATATGACACTTCTGAAAGAATTGGAATTGCAAAGGTAATATCAGATGCCGTTCGTGAATATTTAGTTGACGCCAATAATAAAAATGCTATTGATTTTGGGTGTGGAACTGGTCTTGTTGGACTAAATTTGTTAAATGATTTCAATTCCATTCTCTTTTTGGATACATCGCAAAATATGATTAATCAAATGAAACATAAGATTACTGATTTTAATATTCAGAATGCAGATACATTGTGCTTTGATTTTGAAAAGGACGATCGATCAGATTTACACGCAGACTATATTTTTATGGCTCAGGTTCTGCTCCATATAAATGATATCGAGCCGGTTTTATCGAGATTATATGATGTTCTCAATGTAGGAGGGCATTTATTAATCGTAGATTTTAATAAAAATGAAGAAATAGTTTCAGATATGGTTCATAACGGATTTGATCAACAAAAGCTTATTGACCTTATGACTAAAATAGGGTATAGAGAAATTCAATCCAAAACTTTTTATACTGGAAGTAAAATATTCATGGGCCATGACGCATCTTTATTTATCCTTGATTCTCAAAAATAAAATTCAAGACGATATGTTTCCGCACACGGGCACGTGAAGCGCGTTGACACAATAGAGAAGAAATAGGCCGATATCAAAGGCTACGAAGGTTTTTAAGAAAAAAATGAAGCGTCTATGTTCCCCCAGCCTGATGGTTTGGGGGATTTTTTCTAGCATCAATAAAAGTCTAAAAATGTGAATTTAATTAAGATTAAGCCACGTGAAAATCTATTATCCTATTATACCCTATTATTTCTTACGAAAATCAAATACTTCCCCTGTTTTTATTATATCATACCAAATTTTTAAATAACAGGCTTATAATTCGAGCTTATCGTGGATATTATAGGAGCACTTATCACTTTACAGAGATCGCTTTACCCATACATAGAAAAGAGGAAGGAGAACATGTATGAATTCATATGTCCTTAGCTTTCGGGAAATTTACAAAACAATGTTACCCACGGTCGGGGGTAAAGGCGCCAACCTAGGGGAACTATCCAAGGTTCAGGGTATCTTAGTACCGG
This genomic interval carries:
- a CDS encoding class I SAM-dependent methyltransferase → MGNTDIFEMIANKYDTSERIGIAKVISDAVREYLVDANNKNAIDFGCGTGLVGLNLLNDFNSILFLDTSQNMINQMKHKITDFNIQNADTLCFDFEKDDRSDLHADYIFMAQVLLHINDIEPVLSRLYDVLNVGGHLLIVDFNKNEEIVSDMVHNGFDQQKLIDLMTKIGYREIQSKTFYTGSKIFMGHDASLFILDSQK